From the Rhizobium sp. ARZ01 genome, the window TAGAAAATTCGTTTCAAAAGGGAAGCATCCATGGATCGCCTCGACCGCAAGATACTGCGCCTGCTGCAGGAAGATTCGACACTTGCCGTGGCGGATCTTGCGAAGAAGGTCGGCCTGTCCACGACGCCTTGCTGGCGCCGTATCCAGAAGATGGAAGAGGACGGCGTCATCCGCCGTCGTGTGGCGCTCCTCGATCCCGTCAAGGTCAATACCAAGGTCACAGTTTTTGTTTCGATCCGCACGAGCGTTCACTCGACGGAATGGCTGAAGCGCTTCTCGGAAGTGGTGGTCGATTTCCCCGAAGTGGTGGAGTTCTACCGCATGAGC encodes:
- a CDS encoding Lrp/AsnC family transcriptional regulator → MDRLDRKILRLLQEDSTLAVADLAKKVGLSTTPCWRRIQKMEEDGVIRRRVALLDPVKVNTKVTVFVSIRTSVHSTEWLKRFSEVVVDFPEVVEFYRMSGDVDYLLRVVVPDIAAYDAFYKRLIARIEIRDVSSSFAMEQIKYTTELPLDYMMVDSKSADD